The Campylobacter concisus sequence AAAACATCTCTTGCAAACAAAGCAAAAATTTTCTTCCGCCCTTATATGGATCCATGCGAGATGCCAAGTAAAGATTATCCATTCTGGCTATGTACTGGCCGTGTTCTAGAGCACTGGCACTCAGGCACTATGACCATGCGTGTTCCTGAGCTTTATAGGGCTGTTCCAGAGGCACTTTGCTATATGCATGAAGATGATGCTAAAAATCTTGGCGTAATGCAAAATGAGATCGTTTGGGTCGAATCACGCCGTGGCAAGGTAAAAGCAAGAGTTGATCTAAAAGGTAGAAATAAGCCGCCAGTAGGGCTTGTTTATGTGCCTTGGTTTGATGAAAACGTATTTATCAATAAAGTCACACTAGACGCTACTTGCCCAATCTCAAAAGAGACTGATTATAAAAAGTGTGCGGTTAAAATTTATAAAGCATAGGTGAGCGATATGGGATTTTCAAGTAGGCGAGAGGCTTTAAAATTTGGAGCAAAAGTAGCACTTTTGGCTCTTGGCGGAGGCTTTGTTTGGTCGCTTAGTGCCAAAGCTTCGCCACTTATGCTTCTTAGGCCTCCTGGTGCAAAAGAAGAGAAGCAATTTTTACAAAGTTGCATTAGATGCGGGCTTTGCGTAGAAGCTTGTCCATTTGATACGCTAAAGCTCTCATCGCTAGAAGATGGCATAAGCATTGGAACGCCTTATTTTGAGCCTAGAAAAATTCCTTGCTATATGTGTGAAAATATCCCTTGTGTGCCAGCCTGTCCGACTGGAGCTTTGGACGTAAATTTAGTAAGCACAAAAGACAAGCTTGACATAAATAAGGCCAAAATGGGTGTTGCGGTGGTTGATATGAAAAACTGCGTGGCATACTGGGGCATACAGTGCGATGCTTGCTATAGATCCTGTCCGCTCATAGATAAGGCCTTGTATCTTGAGTATCGCCGTAACGAAAGGACGCAAAAGCATGCCTTTTTACTTCCAGTGGTCGATAGCGACATCTGCACCGGATGTGGCCTATGCGAGCGAGCCTGTATCACTAAAAAAGCAGCCATTACCGTGCTAAACCGTGACGCGGTGCTCGGCAAAGTAGGCGATAACTACGTCAAAGGCTGGATAAAAGAAGATGAAAGACGCATAGACGATGCAGACAGCAAAATAAAGCTTGACATTAAAAAAGCGACTGATTATCTAAATGGTGGTGAGCTATGAAATTTTTAATCTTAAGACGAATAACTCAAATTTCTATCCTAGCGCTATTTATCCTAGGAAATTTTTACGGAGTTAAGATACTTAGCGGAAATTTAAGCTCATCTTTGCTTTTTGGAAAAATTCCACTAAGCGATCCATTCGCTTTAGTTCAAATTTTACTTGCAAGCTTTAGTGCCGGCATAAATGCAATTATTGGAGCTGGCATTATCTTTACATTTTACGCATTGATTGCTCCAAGAGCGTTTTGTTCGTGGATATGCCCGATAAATTTACTAACCGATATCGCTTTTAAACTAAGAGAAAAATTTGGCTTTAAGGGCGAAAAAGTCTTAAATGTGAGTAAAAATTTACGTTATTACTTGCTGGCTCTTGCTCTTATATTAAGCCTTGCTTTATCTTATCCAGTATTTGAGAGCGTTAGCTATATTGGCATTATTCAGCATGGCATTATTTACGGCTCAGCTAGTGCTTTAGGCATAGCAGTTGCGATCATTGCTTTTGATATGTTTGTGTTAAAGCGTGGCATTTGCTCGCACGTTTGTCCACTTGGTGCCTTTTATGCCATTATCTCAAAATTTGCCCTAATTAGAGTAAAACATGATGCCCAGGCTTGTACAAAATGTATGAAATGTAAGCTTATTTGCCCAGAGATGCAAGTGCTTGACATGATCGGTAAAGAGAGCCGCTCGGTTAGCTCAAGCGAGTGCATAAGCTGTGGTAGGTGCATTGATGTTTGTGGAGACGGGGCATTGAAATTTAGTATTAGAAATTTAAGGAGAGAAAAATGAAAATAAAAATAATGATGCTTGGAGGATTGTGTGCTGCGTTTTTTGCGGCATGTACTTTTAATAATCCAAG is a genomic window containing:
- the napH gene encoding quinol dehydrogenase ferredoxin subunit NapH gives rise to the protein MKFLILRRITQISILALFILGNFYGVKILSGNLSSSLLFGKIPLSDPFALVQILLASFSAGINAIIGAGIIFTFYALIAPRAFCSWICPINLLTDIAFKLREKFGFKGEKVLNVSKNLRYYLLALALILSLALSYPVFESVSYIGIIQHGIIYGSASALGIAVAIIAFDMFVLKRGICSHVCPLGAFYAIISKFALIRVKHDAQACTKCMKCKLICPEMQVLDMIGKESRSVSSSECISCGRCIDVCGDGALKFSIRNLRREK
- the napG gene encoding ferredoxin-type protein NapG, whose amino-acid sequence is MGFSSRREALKFGAKVALLALGGGFVWSLSAKASPLMLLRPPGAKEEKQFLQSCIRCGLCVEACPFDTLKLSSLEDGISIGTPYFEPRKIPCYMCENIPCVPACPTGALDVNLVSTKDKLDINKAKMGVAVVDMKNCVAYWGIQCDACYRSCPLIDKALYLEYRRNERTQKHAFLLPVVDSDICTGCGLCERACITKKAAITVLNRDAVLGKVGDNYVKGWIKEDERRIDDADSKIKLDIKKATDYLNGGEL